A genomic segment from Muntiacus reevesi chromosome 15, mMunRee1.1, whole genome shotgun sequence encodes:
- the CYP1A2 gene encoding cytochrome P450 1A2 has translation MASSQPSPFSAMELLLASAVFCLVFWVVRTWRPRVPKGLKSPPEPWGWPLLGHVLTLGKNPHLVLSQLSQRYGDVLQIRIGCTPVLVLSGLDTIRQALVRQGDDFKGRPDLYSFTLISDGQSMTFNPDSGPVWAARRRLAQNALNTFSVASDPSSSSSCYLEDHVSKEAEALLGKFQELMAGPGRFDPYGHVVASVANVIGAMCFGQHFPQSSKEMLSLVESSHEFVESASSGNPVDFFPILKYLPNPALQRFKSFNQRFLQFVRKTVQEHYQDFDKNSVQDIIGALFKHSEDNSQASSRLISQEKTVNLVNDLFGAGFDTITTAISWSLMYLVTNPKIQRKIQEELDRVIGRARRPRLSDRSQLPYLEAFILETFRHSSFVPFTIPHSTTRDTTLNGFFIPKERCVFVNQWQVNHDPKLWGDPFEFRPERFLTSDGTAIDKISSEKVLLFGMGKRRCIGEVMARWEVFLFLAILLQRLEFSVPPGVKVDLTPTYGLTMKHARCKHVQARLRFPIK, from the exons ATGGCATCGTCCCAGCCCAGTCCCTTCTCAGCCATGGAGCTTCTCCTGGCCTCTGCCGTCTTCTGCCTGGTATTCTGGGTGGTCAGGACCTGGCGGCCTCGGGTCCCTAAAGGCCTGAAGAGTCCACCAGAGCCCTGGGGCTGGCCCCTGCTCGGGCATGTGCTGACCTTGGGGAAGAACCCACACTTGGTCCTGTCACAGCTGAGCCAGCGCTATGGGGACGTGCTGCAGATCCGCATTGGCTGCACACCCGTGCTGGTGCTCAGTGGCCTGGACACCATCCGGCAGGCCCTGGTGCGGCAGGGCGATGATTTCAAGGGCCGGCCCGACCTCTACAGCTTCACCTTGATTTCTGATGGCCAGAGCATGACCTTCAACCCAGACTCTGGGCCGGTGTGGGCTGCCCGGCGACGCCTGGCCCAGAATGCTCTCAACACCTTCTCTGTCGCCTCAGACCCGTCTTCCTCATCCTCCTGCTACCTGGAGGATCATGTGAGCAAGGAGGCTGAGGCCCTCTTGGGCAAGTTCCAGGAGCTGATGGCAGGGCCTGGGCGCTTCGACCCCTATGGCCACGTGGTGGCATCGGTGGCCAACGTCATTGGTGCCATGTGCTTTGGGCAGCACTTCCCCCAGAGCAGTAAGGAGATGCTCAGTCTGGTGGAGAGCAGCCATGAGTTCGTGGAATCCGCCAGCTCCGGGAATCCTGTGGACTTCTTCCCCATCCTTAAATACCTGCCCAACCCGGCTCTGCAAAGATTCAAGAGCTTCAACCAGAGGTTCCTGCAGTTCGTGCGGAAAACGGTCCAGGAGCACTACCAGGACTTTGACAAG AACAGCGTCCAGGACATCATAGGCGCCCTGTTCAAGCACAGTGAAGATAATTCCCAAGCCAGCAGTCGCCTCATCTCCCAGGAGAAGACTGTCAACCTTGTCAACGACCTCTTTGGGGCCG GGTTTGACACCATCACAACAGCCATCTCCTGGAGCCTTATGTACCTTGTGACAAATCCTAAGATACAGAGAAAGATCCAGGAGGAGCTGG ACAGAGTGATTGGCAGGGCGCGGCGGCCCCGGCTCTCCGACAGATCCCAGCTGCCCTATTTGGAGGCCTTCATCCTGGAGACCTTCCGACACTCCTCCTTCGTCCCCTTCACCATCCCCCACAG CACAACAAGGGATACAACACTGAATGGCTTCTTCATCCCCAAGGAACGCTGTGTGTTCGTAAACCAGTGGCAGGTCAATCATGACCC GAAGCTGTGGGGGGACCCATTTGAGTTCCGGCCAGAGAGATTCCTCACATCTGATGGCACCGCCATCGATAAGATCTCGAGTGAGAAAGTGTTACTCTTCGGCATGGGCAAGCGCCGGTGCATAGGGGAGGTCATGGCCAGGTGGGAGGTCTTCCTCTTCCTGGCCATCTTGCTGCAGCGGCTGGAGTTCAGCGTGCCACCAGGTGTGAAAGTGGACCTAACCCCCACCTACGGGCTGACCATGAAGCATGCCCGCTGTAAGCATGTGCAGGCACGGCTGCGCTTCCCCATCAAGTGA